The genome window CTTAAGGAGGAGTGTTGGGCAGGAATCAGGGAATCTTGAGGTGAAAACCCGGAGTTTGTCTGCGAAAATTGCTTCCACCCCGGTATTACCCCCAAAATCCACTCACATGCACGGAATCACCGTGCCCTTCTCGTCCGTTTTCTGGCAAACCGGGTGTAAATCAGGTATATTGACTGTTTCATATAACTTAATAAAATGGGCAGGAAATTTAAAGCAGGACAAAACGCTGTGTATCCAGTTCACGGTGTGGTTAAGGTTCAGGGAGTTGAGGAAAAGGAAATACTGGGTTCGAGAAAATCCTTTTACATACTTAACGTTCTTGAAAGTAACGTAAAACTCATGGTTCCCACGGATAACATAGAGTCCGTGGGCTTAAGGCCCGTAGTGCCCAAGAAGGAAGTAAAGAAAATCCTTGACATACTAAAGGAAGAAAACGGCGAAGTGCCCAAGCTGGGAGTCCAGAGCTGGAACAAAAGGTATAAGGAATACGCCGACAAGGTTAAAAGCGGCGACATATACGAAATAGCCAGGGTACTAAGGGACATACACCATCTGAAAAAAGTAAAAAACCTCTCTTTCGGCGAGAAGAGAATAATGGAAAACGCCCTTTCCCACGTAGTTAAAGAACTTTCCATATCGCTTAGAAAAAAAGAGGGAGAAGTCAGCAGCCAGATAGAGGAAATCTTCTCCTAAATCCGCTCACTCAAGAATATCCCTTCCGTCAACGCCCCGGGGAACTTCAAACCCGAGATAACTGACGATGCTCGAGAAGATATCTGCGGTTCTTACGCAGTCGTGTGGGGCCGGGCGGCTTATAAGAATGGGGACCACCATGTGGTCTTTGTGCAGGGAGCCGTGGGAGCCGTGATGTTCAGGGTTCTCGTGCGTGGCCCGAAGGTCATAGCCCGGTTTCGAACTGATTACCACATCGCCGGTTCGAGGCGATTCGAAAAGCTGGAGAATCTGGAGGGGGGCATCCGGATAGTCAGAATCGATCGTGAGTCGAAGCGACTCCGAGGGATTCATCTTCTTTGAGGAAAAGCCGTAGCCAAGAGGGTCGCCCGAAACATTGCTGTAGCAGATCAGGCCTTCTTCATCCACACTCACGAGAGCCTCTCCCCTGGGGTTAGTTATTTTCACCTCCCCTCCCGCC of Candidatus Dadabacteria bacterium contains these proteins:
- a CDS encoding CarD family transcriptional regulator, whose protein sequence is MGRKFKAGQNAVYPVHGVVKVQGVEEKEILGSRKSFYILNVLESNVKLMVPTDNIESVGLRPVVPKKEVKKILDILKEENGEVPKLGVQSWNKRYKEYADKVKSGDIYEIARVLRDIHHLKKVKNLSFGEKRIMENALSHVVKELSISLRKKEGEVSSQIEEIFS